A stretch of Pirellulales bacterium DNA encodes these proteins:
- a CDS encoding sodium:solute symporter: MMETIDWAVIACYFAVLAGLATWVIRQSKETSADYFLAGHSLGWFIVGASIFASNIGSEHLVGLAGSGASDGVAMAHYELHAWCLLVLAWVLVPFYARSNVFTMPQFLERRFSPASRYVLSVISLVAYVVTKIAVGIFAGGVVFSVLLPELRIGSLDSFWIGSILVLVFTGLYTTLGGFRAVAYTEALQTVILIVGSAMVTYYGLEKIGGWSELRETIGAERFNLWKPLTALGPDGQPLPFEWSPVEQKNDAGEIVRQAWYFNGNYPWLGMLFCAPIIGLWYWCTDQYIVQRALGAHNETEARRGSIFAAFLKLLPVFIFIVPGMICWGLVLKSSGGEVEGLNFSEMLVKDQPNKIKESGMAFPLMVREVLPAGIRGIVVAGLLSALMSSLAGVFNACSTLFTMDLYKLFNPHAEEKKLVKVGRTATLVMVLIGLAWIPVIQGSKGLYDYLQSVQGYLAPPIFVVFFLGVFWKRLNAQGCLAALVVGFLMGLFRLGVDTPAKIWSDYAYAEGSFLWVVNKIYFQYFSLLIFLVCSAVMIVVSYLTAEPDYGKFSGLTYGAVSDEQKRVTRASWDGRDVAASVLVIALIVGAYLYFTG, from the coding sequence GACTGGGCAGTGATCGCCTGTTATTTCGCGGTCTTGGCGGGGCTGGCGACGTGGGTCATTCGGCAGAGCAAGGAGACGTCGGCCGATTACTTCCTCGCCGGGCATAGCTTGGGGTGGTTCATCGTCGGGGCCTCGATCTTCGCCTCGAACATCGGCAGCGAGCATTTGGTCGGTCTCGCCGGCTCGGGGGCGAGCGACGGCGTCGCGATGGCTCACTACGAACTGCACGCGTGGTGCCTGCTGGTGCTCGCCTGGGTGCTCGTGCCGTTTTACGCCCGGTCGAACGTTTTCACGATGCCGCAGTTCCTCGAGCGGCGGTTCTCCCCCGCTTCGCGGTACGTGCTATCGGTCATTTCGTTGGTGGCCTACGTCGTGACGAAGATTGCCGTGGGGATCTTCGCCGGCGGGGTGGTCTTCTCGGTGCTGCTGCCGGAACTGCGGATCGGATCGCTCGACAGCTTCTGGATCGGTTCAATCCTGGTGCTGGTGTTCACGGGGCTCTACACGACCTTGGGGGGCTTCCGCGCCGTGGCCTACACCGAGGCGCTGCAAACCGTGATCCTCATCGTCGGCTCGGCCATGGTCACGTACTACGGCTTGGAGAAGATCGGCGGGTGGAGCGAACTGCGCGAGACCATCGGCGCCGAGCGCTTCAACCTGTGGAAGCCGCTGACCGCGCTCGGCCCCGACGGCCAGCCGTTGCCGTTCGAGTGGTCGCCCGTCGAGCAGAAGAACGACGCCGGCGAAATCGTCCGCCAGGCGTGGTACTTCAACGGCAACTATCCGTGGCTGGGGATGCTGTTCTGCGCCCCGATCATCGGCCTGTGGTACTGGTGCACCGACCAGTACATCGTCCAGCGGGCCCTGGGCGCCCACAACGAGACCGAGGCCCGCCGCGGCAGCATCTTCGCGGCGTTCTTGAAACTGCTGCCGGTGTTCATCTTCATCGTCCCGGGGATGATCTGCTGGGGGCTCGTGCTCAAGTCCTCCGGCGGCGAAGTCGAGGGGCTCAACTTCAGCGAGATGCTCGTCAAAGACCAGCCGAACAAGATCAAAGAGAGCGGCATGGCCTTTCCGCTGATGGTTCGCGAGGTGCTCCCCGCGGGCATCCGGGGGATCGTCGTCGCGGGGCTCTTGTCGGCGCTCATGAGCTCGCTGGCCGGCGTCTTCAACGCCTGCTCGACCCTCTTCACGATGGACCTGTACAAGCTGTTCAACCCCCACGCCGAGGAAAAGAAGCTCGTCAAGGTCGGCCGCACCGCGACGCTCGTCATGGTGCTGATCGGGCTGGCTTGGATTCCCGTCATCCAGGGGTCGAAGGGGCTGTACGACTACCTGCAAAGCGTGCAGGGGTATCTCGCCCCGCCGATCTTCGTCGTGTTCTTCCTCGGCGTGTTTTGGAAGCGGCTCAACGCCCAGGGCTGCTTGGCGGCGCTGGTCGTCGGGTTCCTGATGGGCTTGTTCCGTCTGGGGGTCGACACCCCCGCGAAGATCTGGAGCGACTACGCCTACGCCGAGGGATCGTTCCTGTGGGTCGTCAACAAGATCTACTTCCAATACTTCAGTCTGCTGATCTTTCTCGTGTGCTCGGCCGTGATGATCGTCGTGAGCTATCTGACCGCCGAGCCCGATTACGGGAAGTTCAGCGGCCTGACCTACGGCGCCGTGAGCGACGAGCAGAAGCGCGTCACCCGCGCAAGCTGGGATGGTCGCGACGTCGCGGCGTCGGTGCTGGTGATCGCCCTGATCGTGGGGGCGTACCTGTACTTCACCGGTTGA
- a CDS encoding PIN domain-containing protein, with protein MKYLVDADVLSEPTKPAPTPAIMAWLRRHDAELAVSPVVLGELQYGILLLSPGKKRERLLEWFAAGSERLNVLDFDAATAAHWAQLLARLRRKGRAMPIKDSLVAATALQHGLTVVTHNVADYRHAGVKLVDPLAG; from the coding sequence GTGAAGTACCTCGTCGACGCCGACGTGTTGAGCGAGCCGACCAAGCCGGCCCCGACCCCCGCGATCATGGCGTGGCTGCGGCGGCACGACGCCGAATTGGCCGTGAGCCCCGTCGTGCTGGGCGAGTTGCAGTACGGAATTCTCCTGCTCTCGCCCGGCAAGAAGCGCGAGCGGCTGCTTGAGTGGTTTGCCGCGGGATCCGAGCGACTGAACGTACTTGACTTCGACGCAGCGACGGCCGCGCACTGGGCGCAGCTCCTCGCCCGGCTGCGCCGCAAGGGGCGGGCCATGCCGATCAAGGACAGCCTTGTCGCTGCGACCGCCTTGCAGCACGGCCTGACGGTCGTCACGCACAACGTCGCCGACTACCGCCATGCGGGAGTCAAACTCGTCGACCCGCTTGCAGGCTGA